Proteins from a single region of Belliella baltica DSM 15883:
- a CDS encoding Gfo/Idh/MocA family protein produces MENQQQGRRSFIKKSATALALMGLGLPSFGHIQNTQTLKVALIGCGWYGKMDLWRLIQIANVEVVALCDVDQNHLAEANTLLKNRFSGHTPSLYKDYRDLLKSHQLDITVIGTPDHWHALQAIAAMKSGSHIYLQKPISVDVIEGEAVVAAAKKYNKIVQVGLQRRSTPHLIDAKQRIIDTGVLGKISQIEICSYYHMRYNENPPLQEIPSFFDYDLWTGPAPLRPFDGLPHKRKWRSFMEYGNGITGDMCVHMLDCVRWMLDLGWPLKISATGGIFVQKEGKSNIADTQTAIFEYEELNIVWQHRTWGNPEDPEYPWAFKIFGENGYLAGSPFQADFVPLDKDQEKIHWDAVYEKEAFPEDLDEKDIELHAVPATRKHFKNLVDAIKSNVDPVANVMEGHISTACCILVNISMELGRPLSYDPKTMTIPSDSEASALLRRPYRKPWIHPEPDDI; encoded by the coding sequence ATGGAAAACCAACAACAAGGAAGAAGATCTTTTATCAAGAAATCCGCAACAGCATTGGCTTTGATGGGGTTAGGGTTGCCTAGTTTTGGACATATTCAAAATACGCAAACCCTGAAAGTGGCACTGATTGGTTGCGGTTGGTATGGGAAAATGGATCTTTGGCGCTTGATTCAGATTGCCAATGTGGAAGTGGTCGCACTTTGCGATGTGGATCAAAATCATCTAGCTGAAGCAAATACACTTTTAAAAAATAGATTTTCCGGACACACTCCAAGCCTCTACAAGGACTATCGTGATCTTCTCAAATCCCATCAATTAGACATTACCGTCATTGGTACGCCAGATCATTGGCATGCTTTGCAGGCGATAGCAGCCATGAAGTCGGGGTCGCATATTTACCTGCAAAAACCCATTTCTGTAGATGTTATCGAAGGCGAAGCCGTGGTCGCTGCCGCAAAAAAGTATAATAAAATTGTCCAAGTTGGACTTCAGAGACGAAGTACTCCCCACTTGATCGATGCAAAGCAAAGGATCATTGATACTGGTGTTTTGGGAAAAATCTCTCAAATTGAAATTTGTAGCTACTACCACATGCGCTACAATGAAAATCCTCCTTTACAGGAAATCCCAAGTTTTTTTGATTATGATTTATGGACTGGACCTGCACCCTTACGCCCTTTCGATGGATTACCACACAAGAGAAAGTGGAGATCCTTCATGGAATATGGCAATGGAATCACAGGTGATATGTGCGTACACATGCTGGATTGTGTGAGGTGGATGCTTGACTTAGGTTGGCCGCTAAAAATATCCGCAACCGGTGGGATTTTCGTCCAAAAAGAAGGTAAATCAAATATTGCGGATACGCAGACTGCGATATTTGAATATGAAGAATTAAATATAGTTTGGCAGCATCGTACTTGGGGCAATCCCGAAGACCCGGAATACCCATGGGCATTTAAGATTTTTGGAGAAAATGGTTACTTGGCAGGAAGTCCTTTTCAAGCTGATTTCGTCCCCTTGGATAAAGACCAAGAAAAAATACATTGGGATGCGGTGTACGAAAAAGAAGCATTTCCAGAAGACTTGGATGAAAAAGACATTGAACTCCATGCTGTACCAGCTACAAGAAAGCATTTCAAGAATCTTGTTGACGCTATAAAATCAAATGTTGATCCAGTTGCAAATGTAATGGAGGGCCATATTTCTACAGCTTGCTGCATTTTGGTAAATATTTCTATGGAGCTTGGAAGACCCTTAAGTTACGACCCAAAAACCATGACAATCCCTTCTGATAGTGAGGCTTCTGCATTACTTAGAAGGCCATACAGGAAGCCTTGGATTCATCCTGAACCCGACGACATCTAA
- a CDS encoding helical backbone metal receptor: MIQKDMDYVPKKKETSVYLIWKDPIMVAGKNTFIDDMLDRAGYENLVRESRYPELSLKELTEMNPDFLLLSSEPYPFKQKHLDEFSAILPDSTIQLVDGEIFSWYGSRLKCFKNYISKI; encoded by the coding sequence ATGATTCAAAAGGATATGGATTATGTTCCCAAGAAAAAGGAGACATCAGTATACCTGATTTGGAAAGATCCGATCATGGTAGCAGGTAAGAATACTTTTATAGACGATATGCTTGATCGGGCAGGTTACGAGAATTTGGTAAGGGAAAGTCGATATCCAGAGCTTTCGTTGAAAGAACTCACCGAAATGAATCCGGATTTTTTGCTTCTAAGTTCAGAACCATACCCATTCAAACAAAAACATCTGGATGAATTTTCGGCAATACTGCCAGATTCTACCATCCAGTTGGTTGACGGAGAGATTTTTAGCTGGTATGGGAGTAGGTTGAAATGTTTCAAAAATTATATATCTAAAATATAA
- a CDS encoding protein kinase domain-containing protein codes for MKKNIKKLISEDQLKAIEKSIIDIILDLDHPNINPIEKLQLNTSEIEAFSITPFCNLTSLNEFIDKYPVSLEMVNVLIMDTLTGLSYLHSKKLVHSDLKLSNILMHKVGKKITFKLGDLLTLKRENTVLKIKGGFYTPEIIAPEVYESGMVTSKMDIWSFGVLLYILFTKKYPFGDRRNIPVSKIKENIKSKCIIGTPLVSVMEPYNHFIELCLSKKPSERPTAKDLLKMIEQ; via the coding sequence ATGAAAAAAAATATCAAAAAATTGATTTCTGAAGATCAATTAAAAGCAATCGAGAAATCTATCATTGACATTATCTTAGACTTAGACCACCCCAATATCAATCCCATAGAAAAACTCCAACTCAACACTAGTGAAATTGAAGCTTTTTCAATTACTCCTTTCTGCAATCTTACATCGCTAAATGAGTTCATTGACAAGTATCCTGTATCATTGGAAATGGTCAATGTCCTAATTATGGATACATTGACAGGGCTCTCTTACTTACATAGCAAAAAACTGGTGCACTCTGACTTAAAGCTCTCCAATATCCTGATGCATAAGGTTGGTAAAAAAATCACATTTAAACTAGGTGACTTGCTGACTCTAAAAAGAGAAAATACCGTATTAAAAATCAAAGGGGGGTTTTATACTCCGGAGATCATAGCTCCCGAAGTCTATGAATCAGGAATGGTCACTTCCAAAATGGATATTTGGTCTTTTGGAGTACTACTTTATATTTTGTTTACAAAAAAATACCCTTTTGGAGACAGAAGAAACATTCCTGTTTCAAAAATCAAAGAGAACATCAAATCCAAATGCATCATCGGTACACCTTTGGTTTCGGTCATGGAGCCTTACAATCATTTCATAGAACTCTGTCTAAGCAAAAAACCGAGCGAAAGACCCACTGCTAAAGACCTCTTGAAAATGATAGAACAATAA
- a CDS encoding four helix bundle protein, whose protein sequence is MGFQTFEDLEVWKKSRDLRMFVKKLVQKFPNEEKYVLEKQVIRSSRSITNNIAEGYGRFFFQENIQFCRIARGSLEETLDHMIIANDEGYISNEDLLGFRNLHGECLRLLNGYISYLIKVKSGTAPPK, encoded by the coding sequence ATGGGATTTCAGACTTTTGAGGATTTAGAGGTATGGAAAAAGAGTAGAGATCTACGAATGTTTGTTAAAAAGCTAGTACAAAAATTCCCAAATGAGGAAAAATATGTTCTAGAAAAGCAAGTAATTAGATCCTCCAGGTCAATTACCAATAATATAGCAGAAGGTTATGGAAGGTTCTTTTTTCAGGAAAACATACAGTTTTGTAGAATTGCTCGCGGTTCTCTTGAGGAAACCTTAGACCATATGATCATTGCAAATGATGAAGGTTATATATCTAATGAGGATTTGTTAGGGTTTAGAAACCTTCATGGGGAATGTCTAAGATTGTTGAATGGATACATTAGCTATTTAATAAAAGTAAAGTCTGGTACTGCACCACCAAAATGA
- a CDS encoding helical backbone metal receptor — MPIYTDQLKRKVTIAESPKRIISLVPSQTELLVDLGLGDRIVGVTKFCVHPEGFKEKKQIIGGTKNFHFDKIDQLEPDLIIGNKEENYQEGIEKLAEKYPVWMSDIFDLSDAMEILGLEKSQEGLKQHSNWLI; from the coding sequence ATGCCCATCTACACCGACCAACTCAAAAGAAAAGTAACAATCGCCGAAAGCCCGAAGAGAATTATTTCATTGGTTCCTTCACAGACTGAGCTTTTGGTAGATCTTGGTTTAGGGGATAGGATAGTAGGGGTGACCAAGTTTTGTGTTCACCCTGAAGGATTCAAAGAGAAAAAGCAAATCATTGGGGGAACAAAGAATTTTCATTTCGATAAAATTGATCAGCTCGAGCCTGATTTGATCATTGGCAACAAGGAAGAGAACTATCAGGAGGGAATAGAGAAGCTTGCGGAAAAGTATCCTGTATGGATGAGTGATATCTTCGATCTAAGCGATGCAATGGAGATCTTGGGATTGGAGAAATCACAGGAAGGTCTGAAGCAGCACAGCAATTGGTTGATATGA
- a CDS encoding DUF4397 domain-containing protein, whose protein sequence is MITTMKMKHNMRTVAMLLLLSLGFGLTGCLDDNEGTPIPPAAFISIYHGSPDAPNLDVFANSNRVTTNPFRYTETLPYSRFYLGERTFKFSPYNSVTSLLEKTFTIEEDVVYSMFFTGMEDDLDAILLTDEWATPNQESAQLRFVHLSPDAGLIEVQVEEGDSPFVDNSDFKTHSNFEDLDSGTYNIRVVSKGSGETLVTANNVELRGNRVYTLVLRGLQEEGTEVEKRLNLQLITNFINF, encoded by the coding sequence ATGATTACTACAATGAAGATGAAGCACAACATGAGAACAGTAGCCATGCTACTTCTCCTCTCCTTAGGTTTTGGCCTAACAGGATGTTTGGATGACAATGAAGGAACCCCAATTCCTCCGGCCGCATTTATTTCTATTTATCATGGTTCGCCCGATGCCCCGAATTTAGATGTTTTCGCCAACAGCAATCGTGTCACTACAAATCCCTTTCGCTACACGGAAACACTCCCTTACAGCAGGTTTTATTTGGGTGAACGTACTTTCAAATTTTCACCTTACAACTCAGTTACATCACTTTTAGAAAAAACTTTTACCATTGAAGAAGATGTGGTTTATTCCATGTTTTTCACTGGTATGGAAGATGATTTAGACGCTATCCTTTTGACTGATGAATGGGCTACACCAAATCAGGAAAGTGCACAGTTGAGATTTGTCCATCTTTCTCCTGATGCCGGATTAATAGAAGTTCAAGTGGAAGAAGGAGATTCTCCATTTGTGGACAATTCTGATTTCAAAACTCACTCTAATTTTGAAGACCTTGATTCAGGAACTTACAATATCAGAGTTGTGTCAAAAGGATCAGGCGAAACTTTAGTCACTGCAAACAATGTGGAATTGAGGGGAAATAGAGTCTATACATTGGTACTTCGAGGACTACAGGAAGAAGGGACTGAAGTGGAAAAAAGGCTGAATTTGCAGTTGATTACCAACTTTATCAATTTTTAA
- a CDS encoding acyl-CoA carboxylase subunit beta, with the protein MNSQTKGIYTHPTNKDKIDLLKKKNEEALLGGGEARIAAQHKKGKLTARERIHLLMDEGSFQEIDKFVMHRAKDFGLDKEHYLGDGVVTGYGEINGRLTYVYSQDFTVFGGSLSETHAEKICKVMDMAMKNGAPIIGLNDSGGARIQEGVVSLGGYADIFYRNTLASGVVPQLSAIMGPSAGGAVYSPAITDFILMVENTSYMFVTGPNVVKTVTQETVTAEELGGASTHSTKSGVTHLSCANELECINHLKQLLSYIPQNCEDEAPVYAYDLKEDESRSVLNDIIPDNANHPYDIREVVEGIVDESSFLEVHKNFADNIVVGFARLAGRSIGIVGNQPQSMAGVLDNDASVKAARFVRFCDSFNVPLLVLVDVPGFLPGTDQEWNGIITNGAKLLYAFSEATVPRITVITRKAYGGAYDVMNSKHIGADLNFAWPTAEIAVMGAKGAAEIIFKREIADAENPEEKLQEKIDDYTAKFANPYRAAHRGFIDEVIIPSETRDKLIRGFKMLENKVDKLPRKKHGNMPL; encoded by the coding sequence ATGAATAGCCAAACCAAAGGTATTTATACACATCCCACGAATAAGGATAAAATAGATTTACTCAAGAAGAAAAACGAAGAAGCACTTTTAGGTGGAGGAGAAGCTAGAATTGCTGCACAACATAAAAAAGGTAAACTCACCGCACGAGAAAGAATTCATTTATTGATGGATGAAGGTTCTTTCCAAGAGATCGATAAGTTTGTCATGCATAGAGCCAAGGATTTTGGTTTGGACAAGGAGCATTATTTAGGAGATGGCGTGGTCACAGGTTATGGTGAAATCAATGGCCGCTTGACTTATGTATATTCTCAGGATTTTACTGTTTTTGGAGGATCACTTTCTGAAACCCATGCGGAGAAAATTTGCAAAGTGATGGATATGGCCATGAAAAATGGCGCTCCTATTATCGGATTGAATGATTCTGGTGGTGCGAGAATTCAAGAAGGTGTTGTATCACTTGGCGGATATGCTGATATTTTTTACAGAAATACTTTAGCCTCCGGTGTAGTTCCTCAATTATCAGCCATTATGGGTCCATCTGCGGGAGGAGCAGTTTATTCACCGGCCATCACAGATTTTATTTTGATGGTTGAGAACACTTCATACATGTTTGTCACAGGACCAAATGTGGTCAAAACAGTGACTCAAGAAACCGTTACAGCTGAAGAGCTAGGCGGTGCAAGTACACACAGTACAAAAAGTGGTGTTACCCATTTATCATGTGCCAACGAACTTGAATGTATCAATCACCTCAAACAACTCTTGAGCTATATTCCTCAAAACTGTGAAGATGAAGCCCCTGTCTATGCGTATGATTTGAAAGAGGATGAATCAAGGTCTGTCTTGAATGACATCATTCCTGATAATGCAAACCATCCTTATGATATCAGAGAAGTTGTTGAAGGGATAGTTGATGAAAGTTCATTTTTAGAAGTTCATAAAAATTTTGCTGATAATATCGTGGTTGGTTTTGCAAGATTAGCTGGCCGAAGTATCGGAATAGTCGGTAATCAGCCTCAGTCTATGGCGGGTGTTTTGGATAATGATGCTTCCGTCAAAGCTGCAAGATTTGTTAGATTCTGTGATTCTTTCAATGTTCCTTTATTGGTTTTGGTGGACGTGCCAGGATTTTTGCCAGGAACAGATCAGGAGTGGAATGGAATTATTACCAACGGAGCGAAGTTACTCTATGCATTCTCCGAAGCGACAGTTCCTAGAATTACAGTGATTACGCGAAAAGCTTATGGCGGCGCTTATGATGTAATGAACTCCAAGCATATCGGTGCTGATTTGAATTTCGCTTGGCCAACAGCTGAGATTGCCGTGATGGGAGCAAAAGGAGCAGCAGAGATTATTTTCAAAAGAGAAATTGCCGATGCAGAAAATCCTGAAGAAAAGCTTCAAGAAAAGATTGACGATTACACAGCCAAATTCGCAAACCCATACAGAGCAGCACACAGAGGCTTTATAGATGAAGTCATCATCCCATCAGAAACCAGAGACAAACTCATTCGTGGATTCAAAATGCTAGAAAACAAGGTTGACAAACTCCCAAGAAAAAAGCATGGGAATATGCCTTTGTAG
- the cysM gene encoding cysteine synthase CysM, which produces MKLLELIGNTPLVELKSIPINPNVKIFCKLEGQNPAGSVKDRAAYNMIKSALERGDIKRGDKLVEATSGNTGIALAMVANLLGVSMTLIMPDNSTKERVLSMEAYGAKVILTPAAKTIEYSRTLAEKMANEEGYFMLNQFANEDNYLSHYKSTGPEIWKDTDGNVTHFVSAMGTTGTIMGVSKYLKEKNKAIQIVGTQPTDGSSIPGIRRWSPEFLPKIFDPKRVDRTIDVSEEEASIMTRRLAKEEGILAGMSSGGALFAAMKIASEIDKGVIVCITCDRGDRYLSSDLFG; this is translated from the coding sequence ATGAAATTACTTGAATTGATTGGGAATACGCCTTTGGTGGAATTGAAGTCAATTCCGATAAATCCCAATGTGAAGATTTTTTGTAAACTAGAGGGGCAAAACCCTGCGGGCAGCGTCAAGGACAGAGCTGCTTACAACATGATCAAATCTGCTCTAGAACGTGGGGATATCAAAAGAGGTGATAAGTTGGTCGAGGCTACAAGTGGGAATACTGGAATAGCTTTAGCGATGGTCGCGAATCTACTTGGAGTAAGTATGACCTTGATTATGCCAGATAATTCCACTAAAGAGCGAGTTTTGTCTATGGAAGCCTATGGAGCAAAAGTGATTTTGACACCTGCTGCAAAGACAATCGAGTATTCCAGAACTTTGGCAGAAAAAATGGCAAATGAAGAGGGTTATTTTATGCTGAATCAATTTGCTAACGAGGATAATTATCTGTCCCATTACAAAAGTACAGGTCCGGAAATCTGGAAAGATACGGATGGAAATGTCACCCATTTTGTGTCTGCTATGGGAACTACGGGAACCATTATGGGGGTGTCAAAATATCTCAAGGAAAAGAATAAAGCCATTCAAATTGTAGGAACCCAACCGACTGATGGGTCGAGCATTCCTGGGATCAGAAGGTGGTCACCTGAGTTTTTGCCAAAGATATTTGATCCAAAAAGAGTGGATAGAACCATCGATGTCAGCGAAGAAGAGGCAAGTATCATGACAAGAAGACTTGCAAAAGAAGAAGGGATTTTGGCAGGGATGAGCAGTGGAGGGGCGCTATTTGCTGCCATGAAAATAGCCTCAGAAATCGATAAAGGAGTGATCGTATGCATCACTTGTGACAGAGGTGATAGATATCTGAGTTCGGACTTGTTCGGCTAA
- a CDS encoding Ldh family oxidoreductase: MNTFSYQELFSFTKNMLLKIGCPDQDAELGAKVLLSADLRGVDSHGVARLSGYVRLWEKGRINAKPNVHVSYETPSTAVVDGDGGLGLVVAPFAMQVAIEKAKTAGTGWVSVKNSNHYGIAGYHAMMALEHDMIGISLTNASPLVSPTFSKERMLGTNPISVAIPAKNQPPFVADMATTTAANGKLEILQRKEMEAPLGWVQDADGIQTTDANGVKKGGALLPLGGDREHGSHKGYILGSIVDIFSAVLSGANYGPWAPPFVAFLEPDPNPVGKGLGHFFGAMRVDAFRPADDFKTHMDNWISRFRAAKPIEGHDKVLIPGDPERELETERMSNGIPLIKPVENDLRALGLKFGVEL; the protein is encoded by the coding sequence ATGAATACATTCAGTTACCAAGAACTTTTTTCATTCACCAAAAATATGCTTCTCAAGATCGGATGCCCTGATCAAGATGCGGAATTAGGAGCCAAGGTTTTGCTTTCCGCTGATTTGAGAGGGGTAGATTCACATGGAGTGGCCAGACTTTCGGGTTATGTGAGACTTTGGGAAAAAGGAAGGATTAATGCTAAACCGAATGTTCACGTCAGTTATGAAACTCCCAGTACCGCTGTAGTAGATGGAGATGGGGGACTTGGTCTTGTGGTTGCGCCTTTTGCGATGCAGGTAGCAATTGAAAAAGCAAAAACTGCAGGTACCGGTTGGGTATCTGTCAAAAATTCCAACCATTATGGAATCGCAGGTTATCATGCCATGATGGCCTTGGAACATGATATGATTGGAATTTCACTGACGAATGCCAGCCCACTGGTAAGTCCGACATTTTCCAAAGAAAGAATGCTTGGTACCAATCCGATTTCTGTTGCCATTCCAGCGAAAAACCAACCTCCATTTGTAGCAGATATGGCCACCACCACTGCTGCCAATGGCAAGTTGGAGATTTTGCAGCGCAAAGAAATGGAGGCTCCTTTAGGCTGGGTTCAGGATGCTGATGGCATACAAACCACAGATGCTAATGGTGTGAAAAAAGGAGGTGCACTATTGCCACTTGGTGGTGACAGAGAACATGGTTCGCACAAAGGATATATTTTGGGATCGATCGTAGATATCTTTTCAGCTGTTCTCTCAGGAGCAAATTATGGCCCTTGGGCACCTCCATTCGTGGCTTTTTTAGAACCTGATCCCAATCCAGTTGGAAAAGGTTTAGGGCATTTTTTCGGAGCGATGCGCGTGGATGCATTTAGACCTGCCGATGATTTCAAAACTCATATGGACAATTGGATCTCCAGATTCAGAGCAGCTAAGCCTATCGAGGGACATGATAAAGTCTTGATCCCAGGAGATCCTGAGCGGGAACTGGAAACAGAAAGAATGTCAAACGGGATTCCTCTGATCAAACCTGTTGAAAATGATTTGAGAGCTTTGGGGCTTAAGTTTGGGGTAGAATTATAA
- a CDS encoding exopolyphosphatase, whose product MTPRKAAIIDMGTNTFHLLLVELNAANFTTIYKEKAAVKIGQGGISKNTITEDAKKRAFHTLQHFRNYIDGEGIVEIFAFATSAVRNADNGSDFVQEIKEKFNINVNVIDGFQEAQLIYEGIRFSGSLNDENHLMMDIGGGSVEFIIGNNHEALWKQSFEIGGQRLLDLFHYHDPILEVEKDNLTQFLEEKLPDLITALNTYSPSKLVGASGTFDTLSDMYYASHDLKKGKSEQTFLLPRAGFEVIAEQLLTLNKAERLKIPGMIPMRVDMIVVASCLISYILKYINTDMLICSSFALKEGVISQLIGNNSLADASIN is encoded by the coding sequence ATGACCCCTAGAAAAGCAGCGATTATTGACATGGGCACCAATACATTTCATTTGTTATTGGTGGAATTGAACGCAGCTAATTTTACTACCATCTATAAGGAAAAAGCAGCTGTAAAGATCGGTCAAGGTGGAATTAGTAAAAACACCATCACTGAGGATGCAAAGAAAAGGGCTTTTCATACACTACAGCATTTTAGAAATTATATCGATGGAGAGGGAATTGTAGAAATCTTTGCTTTTGCTACGAGTGCAGTGAGAAATGCGGATAATGGGAGTGATTTTGTCCAAGAAATCAAAGAGAAATTCAACATCAATGTAAATGTCATCGATGGATTTCAAGAAGCTCAGCTGATTTATGAGGGAATAAGATTCAGTGGTTCTTTGAATGATGAAAATCATCTGATGATGGACATTGGAGGAGGATCGGTTGAATTTATTATCGGAAATAATCATGAAGCACTTTGGAAACAAAGTTTCGAAATCGGTGGTCAGCGCTTGTTGGATCTTTTTCATTACCATGACCCGATTCTTGAAGTGGAAAAAGATAATCTCACGCAATTTTTAGAAGAAAAACTCCCTGACCTAATCACTGCACTGAACACTTATTCACCAAGCAAACTTGTGGGTGCTTCGGGTACATTTGACACACTGAGTGACATGTATTATGCTTCCCATGATTTGAAAAAAGGAAAATCTGAACAAACTTTCCTACTTCCTAGAGCTGGATTCGAAGTGATTGCTGAGCAATTGCTCACCTTGAACAAAGCCGAAAGGCTCAAAATACCGGGAATGATTCCCATGCGTGTAGACATGATTGTCGTGGCTTCATGTTTGATTTCCTACATTCTCAAATATATCAACACAGACATGCTTATCTGCTCAAGCTTTGCTTTGAAAGAAGGCGTTATTTCCCAATTGATTGGAAATAATTCCTTAGCAGATGCATCAATAAATTAG
- a CDS encoding M42 family metallopeptidase — protein sequence MSKSEIFIYKYLNTASPTGFEASGQQVWLDYIKPFVDTHFTDNYGTAVGVINPDAEFKVVIEAHADEISWFVNYITPEGYIYVRRNGGSDHMIAPSMRVNIHTDEKVIPGVFGWPAIHVRKDGKEDAPTLDNIFIDVGARTKEEVEKMGIHVGCVITFQDELTELNDKFYSGRALDNRVGGFMIAEVARLLHESKVKLPFGLYIVNAVQEEIGLRGAGMIAARIKPQVAIITDVCHDTTAPMYNKITSGDLVAGKGPVLTYGASVHKKLLDLIIDSAKKREINFQRSAASRATGTDTDAFAYSNEGVPSALISLPLKYMHTTVETASKEDIQQVIQLIKGFLEDFDPKFDFRYVV from the coding sequence ATGTCAAAATCAGAAATATTCATTTACAAATACCTCAATACAGCAAGTCCAACAGGCTTTGAAGCGTCGGGTCAGCAGGTTTGGCTAGATTATATCAAGCCTTTTGTGGACACCCATTTTACAGACAATTATGGAACGGCTGTAGGGGTGATTAATCCTGATGCGGAATTTAAAGTAGTAATTGAAGCCCATGCAGATGAAATCAGCTGGTTTGTCAATTACATTACACCAGAAGGCTACATTTATGTCAGAAGAAATGGTGGTTCCGATCACATGATTGCACCTTCTATGCGTGTCAACATTCACACAGATGAAAAAGTCATTCCAGGAGTATTTGGTTGGCCGGCGATTCATGTGAGGAAAGATGGGAAAGAAGATGCGCCAACATTGGACAATATCTTTATCGATGTCGGAGCAAGGACCAAAGAGGAAGTTGAAAAAATGGGAATTCATGTGGGCTGTGTGATCACATTTCAGGATGAGTTGACAGAATTGAACGATAAATTCTACAGTGGAAGAGCTTTAGATAATAGAGTGGGAGGATTTATGATTGCTGAAGTAGCAAGGTTACTTCATGAATCAAAAGTCAAATTACCTTTCGGATTATATATCGTGAATGCTGTTCAGGAAGAAATCGGACTGCGAGGAGCAGGGATGATTGCTGCGAGAATCAAACCTCAAGTAGCGATAATCACCGATGTGTGTCATGATACTACGGCGCCTATGTACAACAAAATCACTTCCGGAGATTTGGTGGCAGGCAAGGGACCTGTATTAACTTATGGAGCATCTGTTCACAAGAAATTATTGGATTTAATTATTGATTCTGCTAAAAAAAGAGAAATAAATTTCCAGCGTTCCGCAGCTTCAAGAGCTACCGGGACAGACACCGATGCATTTGCTTATTCCAATGAAGGAGTGCCATCAGCCTTGATTTCACTGCCATTGAAATATATGCACACAACGGTGGAGACTGCCAGCAAAGAAGACATCCAACAAGTCATCCAATTGATCAAAGGTTTCCTCGAAGACTTTGATCCAAAGTTTGATTTTAGATATGTGGTTTAG